A single window of Dermacentor albipictus isolate Rhodes 1998 colony chromosome 1, USDA_Dalb.pri_finalv2, whole genome shotgun sequence DNA harbors:
- the LOC139054403 gene encoding prolactin-releasing peptide receptor isoform X3, translating to MTNTSATEPELNIEQIPDKYIGYIMHFMLKFQNDTSEFGKPQVRRTFRSSYPLFLVLYGSLFVSSLIANGWMVLHIYRGKRPRETVCVYLFANALNDIFKLLVVMPISLVTLFLHNWVFGSFLCFASPIVQDFPFYLTLLTFVAIACDRYRYAMNPMKRQIPPLLCLLGVCLVAGILTLPYAAYTKFLDLQQYLGYQFRGTGICAINLTENIEEYIRGLFIVLYALPVALVIYLHVKVTVEIKAQETSLALHATYRRDSNGEEASVCSVASSMAPESVYSTRSCAAFAVATRDPSAQRRRSSPPGDALDWLKERRTQNTVMMMVTVYAVCLLPLNVLRLIVHVVHEGPEHSVHFDLSFAFAVLIAFLPTLGTPYLFRVWRLSLDACQYRKLRRAGRNKGRCDSRA from the coding sequence ATGACCAACACAAGTGCCACTGAGCCTGAACTGAACATCGAGCAGATTCCAGATAAGTACATCGGCTACATCATGCACTTCATGCTCAAGTTCCAGAACGACACGTCCGAGTTCGGCAAGCCCCAGGTGCGGCGCACTTTCCGCTCCTCGTACCCGCTGTTCTTGGTGCTGTACGGGTCGCTCTTCGTGTCGTCTCTCATCGCCAACGGATGGATGGTTCTGCACATTTACCGCGGGAAACGGCCGCGGGAGACAGTGTGCGTGTACCTCTTTGCCAACGCACTCAACGACATCTTCAAGCTGCTGGTCGTGATGCCCATCTCTCTTGTGACGCTATTTCTACACAACTGGGTCTTCGGCAGTTTCCTCTGCTTTGCGTCGCCGATCGTCCAAGATTTTCCTTTCTACTTGACTTTGCTGACATTCGTGGCAATCGCTTGCGACCGGTACCGGTACGCTATGAACCCGATGAAGCGCCAGATACCGCCGCTGCTGTGCCTACTCGGCGTCTGTCTTGTGGCAGGCATCCTAACTCTTCCGTATGCTGCTTATACCAAGTTCCTCGACTTGCAGCAGTACTTGGGGTATCAGTTCCGGGGCACAGGTATCTGTGCCATCAACTTGACGGAGAATATTGAAGAGTACATCCGCGGCTTGTTCATAGTTCTGTACGCGCTACCCGTCGCACTGGTCATCTACTTGCACGTGAAGGTCACCGTAGAGATCAAAGCCCAGGAGACTTCGTTGGCCCTGCACGCCACCTACCGGCGCGACAGCAACGGCGAAGAGGCGTCCGTCTGCTCCGTCGCGTCGTCCATGGCACCCGAGTCGGTGTACAGCACGCGCTCGTGCGCCGCTTTTGCCGTGGCCACGCGTGACCCGTCCGCGCAGAGGCGCCGCTCCTCACCCCCCGGCGACGCGCTCGACTGGCTCAAGGAGCGCCGCACCCAGAACACCGTCATGATGATGGTCACGGTGTACGCCGTGTGCCTGCTGCCGCTGAACGTGCTGCGCCTCATCGTGCACGTTGTCCACGAGGGGCCGGAGCATAGCGTCCACTTCGACCTGTCCTTCGCGTTCGCTGTTCTCATCGCCTTCCTGCCCACGCTGGGCACGCCCTACTTGTTCCGCGTGTGGCGACTCAGCCTGGACGCCTGCCAGTACCGCAAGCTGAGGCGCGCGGGCCGCAACAAGGGGCGCTGCGATTCCAGGGCCTGA